The following coding sequences are from one Gemmatimonadota bacterium window:
- a CDS encoding MarR family transcriptional regulator, which yields MKRKTLLDEIQQTKGFPSVEAEVFLNLLRTAEALSAGPNGLLRDSGLSHSQYNVLRILRGAGDSGLCCREIVDRMVTRDSDMTRLLDGLEGKGLVHRNRSESDRRVIISQISPSGLELLAALDAPMQAVHTAQFQHLSEPKLKRLLRLLEEARQGPARDSVMNQVGENDR from the coding sequence ATGAAACGCAAGACGCTGCTAGACGAGATTCAGCAGACGAAGGGCTTCCCGTCGGTGGAGGCCGAGGTGTTCCTGAACCTCTTGCGGACCGCCGAGGCTTTGTCCGCGGGGCCGAACGGCCTCCTTCGCGATTCGGGGCTCTCGCACTCGCAGTACAACGTGTTGCGCATTCTGCGTGGGGCCGGAGACTCGGGCTTGTGCTGCCGGGAAATTGTGGACCGCATGGTGACTCGGGACTCGGACATGACCCGGCTGCTCGACGGACTCGAGGGGAAGGGGCTGGTCCATCGCAACCGCTCAGAGAGCGATCGGCGCGTGATCATCTCCCAGATCTCGCCATCCGGTCTTGAACTCCTGGCGGCGTTGGACGCGCCGATGCAGGCGGTTCATACCGCTCAGTTCCAGCACCTCTCCGAACCCAAGCTGAAACGCCTGTTGCGCTTGCTGGAAGAAGCGCGTCAGGGCCCGGCTCGGGATTCAGTAATGAACCAGGTAGGAGAAAACGACCGATGA